DNA sequence from the Flavobacterium lipolyticum genome:
TTTAATCTGGACCTGGATAGAGAAGGTTTTGAATGGAACAATAAGATTTCGACTTATGGACTTAAATATGGCTGGAGTCAGACGGTATCAGAAAAATTAAAATTGAATTACGGAATAGAAGGTCAGTATTACGATTTTAATCCCGGAACCGTAAAGCCTACCAATACAACTTCGCAGTTTAATTACAAACAGTTGGATAAAAAGTATGCTTTTGAGTCTTCTGTTTATTTGGACTTTGAGCATCAGCTTACAGAGAAACTGAACCTTCGATACGGACTTCGTTACAGTATGTTTTACCGTTTAGGAGGGGAAGAAATCAATACCTATGAAGATGGGAAAGCAGTAGTTTACAATCCGTTGTATAAAATTTATGAAGAAGGAACTCCAACGGGAAGTATCACTTATAAAAAAGGAGCGACCATCAGTAAGTTTGATAATTTCGAACCGCGTGCTGCAGTATCGTATGCTTTTAATGAGACTACTTCGGTAAAAGCGAGTTACAACCGAATGGCGCAGTACATTCACATGTTGTCGAATACGCAGTTTCCCTTGCCAACAACGATTTGGACACCAAGCGGCCCTTTTACAAAACCGCAGCTTTTGGATCAGTATGCCGTAGGTTATTTTCAGAACTTTAAAGATAATGAATACTCTTTCGAAGGAGAGCTGTTCTATAAAAAAATCAAAAACCGTATTGATTATATTGACGGAGCCGATATTTTGGCCAATAACAATATAGAACAGGTGATTTTGAATGGTAAAGCCAGGTCTTATGGTATGGAATTAATGTTGCGAAAAAATACGGGAGCATTAACCGGTTGGGTTTCTTATACCTTATCCAGAGCTGAACAAAAAACACCCGGAAGAACACCGGAAGAACCGGGAGTCGCAAATGGTAAATGGTATTTATCAGGATATGATAAACTGCACAATTTAAGTGTTGTGGGGAATTATGAATACAATAAAAAATGGTCTTTTAATGCAAATTTCAGTTTGCAGTCAGGTCAGCCAGTAACCTATGCCAATGGGTATTATGAATTTGGAGGGATTAATGTTCCAAACTTCTCCTTAAGAAATGAAAACAGATTGCCACTTTTCCACCATTTGGATCTGGCGGCGACTTATACGCCAAAACCGGATAAAAAGAAAGGATGGCAGAGCTACTGGGTATTTAGTCTTTATAATGTTTACAACCGAAAAAATGCAGCTGCGATGACTTTTGCAACAAATGAAGACACCGGGATGAATGAGACGAAAAGGCTTTCTATTTTTGGGGTAGTACCGGGAGTTTCTTATAATTTTAAATTTTAATGAATATGCAAAGGATTGATATAAAAACGATAAAGAAGAATACAATAGCTATTTTGGGTTTTGTTTTGGTACTGTTTTTCTCCTCTTGTGATGATGTGGTAAAACTTGATTTAGAAACCGGAGAAACGAGAATCGTAGTCGACGCCGAAATTATCTGGAAAAAAGGAACCTCCGGTAGTGAGCAGGTCATCAAGGTGAGTAAAACGGCTCCTTATTACAACGATAAAACTCCAAAAGTCTCAGGAGCTAAAGTAAAAGTGACCAATAGCAAAGGAGATGTCTTTACTTTTAATGAAACAGGACCAGGACTTTACGTATGTACTAATTTCGTACCTGTGATCAACATGGATTATGTGCTTTCTGTAGAGGCAGAAGGGCAAACTTTTACGGCTGCCGAAAAGTTAATTTCAGTATCACCTATTGATAAAATAGAACAGAAACGCGTTCCGGATGTAGCCGGAGACGACTTGTATGAGATATCGTTTTATTTTAAAGACCCGGCGGATCAGGTCAATTTTTATCTTACCGATTATAAGAGTGATGTTTTTCGTCTTCCTTCACACACGCTGTTAGATGATGAATTGTTTAATGGAAATGAAATATATCCAAGATTTTCAGATCCCGATTTGAAACCGGGAAAAAGTCTTTCGGTGATAAATCGAGGTATTTCTAAGAATTTTTACAACTATATGAGTTTAATTTTAGAGATATACGGAGGAAGTCCTTTTTCTATTCCTCCCGGAAATATCAGAGGGAACATTGTAAACACTACAAATGCCAATAATTTTGCTTTTGGTTATTTCAGGCTTTGTGAAGCAGATAGCTTTTCCTATACCGTACAAGAGAACGATAATATTGTCTATCCGGGAAAGTAAAATTTTAATTGAAGGTTGATTTGTGACTACATCTGGCATATAAATAGTTATGTCAGATGTTTTTTTTATGCCGTAATTTTAGGTTATAAAAAAAAGGATTTTAACAAAATCCTTTTTTTTAAATCTGATAAAAGATACAGCTGTTTTTAACTAAGATTGGGATGAATCAAGAAGTTACCGGACTACTTTCTTTTGAAACGCATCATCGGAACATCGTTAAGCAATAAGTTTAGTTTGCCTTCTTTATCAATAGAATAAGAGGTAATTTTTCGGATCATCTCAGTAAAAGTCTGTTCCCCGCCGCCTTCGCAAAACATCATCGTGGTAGGCCCCTGTTCGCCAAAGCTGATCGTTTTTCCCTTTAAAGTATAAGGAGCACTGTACCCATTACAACCCGCATTTCCGAAAACCTGACCGGTATTCTGGTCAAACTTGATAAAAGGTTTTTTGTTGGGATATAAACCCTCAAAAGCAATTCTCGGACCCGAAATGTATTCGAGCTCCCAGGTAGTATCAAAAAGAGCGGTATTTTTTGTAGTATCCTTTGTAGCGTTGCAGGAAGTAAAAAATAGAGCAATTGCAGCAAGCAGTAGTGTTACGTAGTTTTTCATCTGTTTTTTTGAAGATAAAATTAACAAGTTTTGGGTTATGATAATCGTTTTTCGGATAGAACTTCGTTTAAAATTTTAAAGCTTTAGGAAACAGCAATGTTTTCAAAAAACATTCGGAATCAGGACTGGATTTTAAAAAGCAAAACATAAATCAGGAACATTGAACTTACCATGTGTGTTACACTCTTCTGGGATCTCCTTTTAAATAAGTTTTGCTATATTTAAAATATTCGGTTGAAGTTCTTTCTCCTGCTTTCCCGTCAATTCTAAGAACACTTCCGGCACTATTAAGAAGTTTTTGAAGCTCGACAGCTTCGTTTGTAACCTTCCCGGAATAGTACATCGTTTGGTTTCCCTGCGCTATGATTTGTTCTACAATATGCGTGTTGGGCAGTGTAATTAGATGCTGTTCCATCATACGGCGCAACAGAACAGCGGCACCACATTGTTTGGAGACCGCATTGGGATCGTATTTGCCGTCCTGAACATATTTACCTTTAGTGTACTGATTCGAATAACTCCATAAATAAGGCGAATTTATTCCCTGCTTGTAATATCCTAATCCGTTAAACAATTCAAGTCGGTAAAGAATTCCGGCAATGCTCCAGTCTGTCCATGAATTTAGCTTGTCGTAAATCAAGGCGTCATTTGCGCTCACTTCCCAGGTAAATGGAGGATTTCCTGCTTTCGGACGACCTGCTGGTACGTTAACCGTACGCTTAGTAAGTGGGTCGCCATTGTGCAAATGAGTAGTAAAGTTCAGACTTCCTTCCATACAATGTATAATAGAAATCATGTACCAGGGAATATTTAAGGGATCACCAACAGATTGATATCTGCTTTTGTTTGAAACTATTTTAGCCACCAATGCATCAATTTCAGGATATTTGACTTCTTTTA
Encoded proteins:
- a CDS encoding TonB-dependent receptor; this encodes MKHIISACFFLFSWGVFSQNVTITVDKSVTLKEFFKQIESQSDFKFAHTDQINTSQKYFTETKTYKNISVKELVNELNKSAAVQFSIVGNNIFVKQKVTKAPKKKNKLSGQVFDENKQPVIGANIFIKELSTGATTDADGKFSITLDKGNYTVLISYLGLKNNEKQIVVADDSRINFYMDSDSHELEQVVVTTNKAVDVKNTQMSVNKLSMAEIKRIPVAMGEADPLKSILTLPGVTNAGELSSGFNVRGGAADQNLILVDGGPVYADSHMFGFFSIFNPDIVNGLDLYKGGIPSKYGGRVSSVLDITQQTGDFEKYKVNGGIGLISSRLLMQGPIQKEKGSFIIAGRASYAHLFMKLADSKNSVMFYDLNAKFNYRLGANNTLSFSGYFGNDLFDLNNLFNSTYGNTMGILSWKHKFSENLNTNLSVYFSDYKFNLDLDREGFEWNNKISTYGLKYGWSQTVSEKLKLNYGIEGQYYDFNPGTVKPTNTTSQFNYKQLDKKYAFESSVYLDFEHQLTEKLNLRYGLRYSMFYRLGGEEINTYEDGKAVVYNPLYKIYEEGTPTGSITYKKGATISKFDNFEPRAAVSYAFNETTSVKASYNRMAQYIHMLSNTQFPLPTTIWTPSGPFTKPQLLDQYAVGYFQNFKDNEYSFEGELFYKKIKNRIDYIDGADILANNNIEQVILNGKARSYGMELMLRKNTGALTGWVSYTLSRAEQKTPGRTPEEPGVANGKWYLSGYDKLHNLSVVGNYEYNKKWSFNANFSLQSGQPVTYANGYYEFGGINVPNFSLRNENRLPLFHHLDLAATYTPKPDKKKGWQSYWVFSLYNVYNRKNAAAMTFATNEDTGMNETKRLSIFGVVPGVSYNFKF
- a CDS encoding DUF4249 domain-containing protein, whose protein sequence is MQRIDIKTIKKNTIAILGFVLVLFFSSCDDVVKLDLETGETRIVVDAEIIWKKGTSGSEQVIKVSKTAPYYNDKTPKVSGAKVKVTNSKGDVFTFNETGPGLYVCTNFVPVINMDYVLSVEAEGQTFTAAEKLISVSPIDKIEQKRVPDVAGDDLYEISFYFKDPADQVNFYLTDYKSDVFRLPSHTLLDDELFNGNEIYPRFSDPDLKPGKSLSVINRGISKNFYNYMSLILEIYGGSPFSIPPGNIRGNIVNTTNANNFAFGYFRLCEADSFSYTVQENDNIVYPGK
- a CDS encoding META domain-containing protein, translating into MKNYVTLLLAAIALFFTSCNATKDTTKNTALFDTTWELEYISGPRIAFEGLYPNKKPFIKFDQNTGQVFGNAGCNGYSAPYTLKGKTISFGEQGPTTMMFCEGGGEQTFTEMIRKITSYSIDKEGKLNLLLNDVPMMRFKRK